The genomic DNA GCCGCTTACCCAGCATCCACATCTTGTTCTTGGTGCCCGCATCCAGGGAATCCTCCCGAACGAAATCGCGGAAATCCTCGCTGTCAATTCCTTGGCGGAAGATGTTGTTGAGGTGACACTCAAGGACTCCACAGGGACCCCCACAACGCGAATTTTCAACCGAGACGACATCGATAACTTCAGCCTGGCACCACCGACTATAGACCACCCAGAGTTCGATGCCGATGCCGATGATTTCCGTCTCGCCGCGGAAGCTCTACGGATCAAATACGCAGCGCTATACGATCCAATGATCGCGATCAATAGCTCCCACATTGATCCCCTTCCGCATCAGATCCGTGCGGTCTATGAGGAGCTTCTTCCGCGGGTACCACTCCGTTTTCTTTTGGCAGATGATCCGGGTGCAGGTAAGACCGTGATGGCCGGTCTCTACATTAAAGAACTCATTCTTCGGGGCGATTGCGAGCGGGTGATTATTGTCGCCCCCGGAGGGCTCGTTGAACAGTGGCGCGAAGAATTGTTGGAGAAGTTCGATCTGCGTTTCGAGGTTTTTGGCCGCGAAATGCTCTCGGATTCACTGGACATGAACCCTTTCGAGCAACATCCCCGCCTAATCATCCGGATGGACCAGGTTGCCCGAAATTTTGACCTCATGGAACTTCTCGGTGCCGTTGAATGGGATGTCGCGGTCATCGACGAGGCTCACCGAATGACCGCTCATCATTCAACTCTTTTCTCTGGCATCCAGGAGACGAAGCGTTTCACTCTAGGGCGGCTGTTATCCGAATCCGCACGAAATTTCCTTCTCATGACGGCAACACCTCATTCGGGTAAGGAGGAGGATTTTCAGGTCTTCATGTCGTTACTTGATCACGACCGCTTTGAAGGCCAGTACCGCGAGCTTGATCACTCACGCAACACAAACGGTCTGATACGCCGGATGGTCAAGGAAGATCTGCTGACGTTTGAGGGTAAACCCTTGTTCCCCATGCGTAAGGCGTACACGATGCACTTTACCTTGAGTGACAACGAGCGTGACCTGTATGAACAAGTAACGAATTATGTCCGTAAAGAAATGGGACGCGCCGATCGAATCTCCCGCAATGGCGACAAGAAACGCGGGAATACTGTCGGTTTCGCGTTGACGGTTCTCCAGCGTCGTCTTGCCTCAAGCCCCGAAGCAATCCTGCGATCCTTGGAGCGTCGCCGCGATCGTCTCAGCCGTCGACTGTCCGAATTCCACACCATAGCTTCCGACATGGTGACATTGTCCGGCGATCCCTTCAGTAAACCTCATCGTTTTTCTTCGGGGGACGAGGACGAACCCGGCAATTGGGATCATCTCTTTGACCTGGTTGATTTTGACGAGCTGACAGATGAGGAACGTTCATCTCACGAAGAACGTATTGAAGATGTCGTTGATTCGGCAACGGCAGCTCAGACAATTCCAGAGTTGCAGGCGGAAATTTCCATCTTAGATGACCTCATTGACAACGCCCGCAGAGTTCGTTCTAGCGGAGAAGACACGAAGTGGGTGCAGCTTCGCGAGATTTTCGACCAGCGCATTCTCAGTCAGCGTGACGGCGAGCCCCGTAAGATCATCGTGTTCACTGAGCATCGCGACACGCTGGAATACCTCCGCGAGAAGATCTCAACATGGTTAGGCCACCCGGAGGCCGTGTTGACGATCCACGGAGGCACAAGCCGCACGGAACGCAAAGCTGTCCGTGAGGCGTTCACTCATGATCCGCGCACGGTCGTTCTTTTGGCAACGGATGCTGCGGGCGAAGGACTGAACCTTCAGCGCGCACACCTCATGGTCAATTACGACCTGCCGTGGAATCCCAACAGGATTGAGCAGCGTTTTGGACGGATCCACCGCATCGGTCAACGCGAGGTCTGTCATCTCTGGAATCTGCTTGCGGACGACACTCGCGAGAGCGATGTGTTTGGTCGACTCTTGACGAAGATCGACACTCAAGAAAAGGCGTTTCGAGGAAAGTTATTCAATGTCTTGGGCGAGCAAGGAGCGTTTCGTGATCACTCGCTTCGGGATTTGCTGGTGGAAGCGATCCGTTTTGGTGATGATCCACAGGTGAGGGACCGCTTATTTGAGGTCATTGATTCCAGCGTGAGCGAGGGATTGGACGAGCTAGTTTCTCAGCGTGCTCTACACCCGGAGCTTTTCAGTTCGTTGAATCTTGAGCAGGTTCGTGCCCGCATGGAGCGCGCCCGCGAACGCCGTCTACAACCAGGCTATATCGAGGCTTTCTTCCGCCAGGCCTTCGCACGTTTAGGTGGGCAGATTCGTTCTCGCGAGAGCGGCCGTTTTGAGCTGACTCGTGTTCCGCGTCGCCTTATACAGGCAGGTTTCCGTCTCAATCGCTTGTCGCCAATTCCGGAACGCTACGAGCGGGTGACTTTTGTTCCACATCGCGTACGCGTTGACGGCCTACCCGATGCCTCACTCATTGCTCCAGGGCATCCGTTGTTGTCTGCGCTGATTGATGTCACGATTGAGGATCTGGGGAAGACACTGCGGCGAGGCACGGTCCTGGTGGATCGTCGGCCAGCTCCCATTGATTCACCAGCATTGCTCTTTGCATTGGAGCAGTCCATTATGACGTCACAGGGTCTGACAGCGTCACGTCACTTCGACTTTGCATTTCTCTCCCATTCGGGGAACATTTCTGTGTCGCATGTTCCCCCCTATCTTGAGTTTGATCGTATTGACGAGGACGAGGCTCACCTTCTTCCTCGAGTAGTTGATTCAGAATGGCTGAGCAAAGACCATGAGAAAGACCTTCGCGGATGGGCGTATTCCGTCGGAGCACTCCCTCGTAAGCGTGAGCTGGAAGAGACACGTTCGGCAGAGTTGGATCGCACGAAGGCGGAGGTTCGTCGTCGTTTGGAAGCAGAGATCAACTTTTGGAGCTTGGAGAGCCTGCGTCTGACTGACGCGGTTCATCAGGGGAAAGTGGATCCTCACGAGGTCAAGCGTGCGAACGACCGAGCGAAGTGTTTGGAGAAGCGTTTGGAGCATCGCATGCTACAGCTGGATGCGGACCGGACGTTGTCTATCCTTCCTGCGGTCATCCGAGGCGTGGCATTGGTCATTCCAGCATCGATGCTCACCAATTCTGCCAATGGTTCCCCCAACCACAGCCCGCTGTTTGGAGTGTCTGCTGAAGCTCGTCGCCAGGTTGAACGGAGGGCGGTCGACGCAGTTCTTGCAACGGAACGCACGCTGGGCCGTGTACCAGAAGAAATGCCTGCGAATAATCCGGGGTTCGATGTTCGCTCAGTCGACTCTCAGGGTCGGGTGTTCTTCATTGAAGTTAAGGGACGGATCGAGGGGGCACCGACGTTTACAGTGACGGCAAATGAGGTGCTATTTGCTCAGACTCAGGGGATTCGTCACCGTTTGGCTCTCGTTGAGGTTTCACGATCAGGCTCCGATTCGGATCGGGTGCACTACGTGGCAGACGCTTTTGCTCGCGTCGATGTTTCGCAGTCAACGCGCTCCTTCAATGAACTGTGGGACGACTACTGGAACCGGGGTGCAGATCCACGCGAACATTCTTCAATACAGAAGATGAGAGATAGGTTCATGAGAGAGGAGATGCGCAGAATCGACCGTTGAACACCTGCCTGCCTGCGGACGGCGGGTAGGGTGAGTCAAAACTTTTTTCACCCATGTTTCCATGAAGGGGGACACCAACAATGCCAAGTGTAGACCTGAAGAAGTTCGACGCAATGCTGATCGAAACAGACAACTTGTTACACAAGTTCGGGAAGCTCATCGACCCGAAGCGCGATGTATCCGTCAGTCTTCAACGCAGCGGCGACGACGACGAAGACCTGCTATCCGTGGAAGTTCCACGCCTGACAGAAGACGGCGAAACATTAGAGTTCGTGTACGAGCTGACGCTTTCTGACTGGCGGGACATGACACCAGAACAGATCGACGACATCGGACGTCAAGTTGTCTACGAAGCGTCCAAGAAACTCCTCAACGTCTAACCGGTTTTAGACGCTCCGCGTGGCCCTGCGCCTACCCCTGTGCGGGTGGTCGTCGGGCCTCTCTTTTTATGCCCTCAGGTATAACGTAAAAAGTAACGTTTTGGGTGCCAATGTATGCTTTTCGGTGCGTCTGTGTGCGTCCCCATGCGTATTGGCTGTCAGCGTGTTTTCGTTGGAATAACGCCGTTTTTGGCGTGTTCATTAGGCTCTAGGGTTGTGCGTGAAAAGTGGGAATATCATATTCGTTTTATCTAATCGCCATACGGCACAGACATTCACTACGTCTCTCCTTCCCGCGGACAGTTTTGCGGGAACAACCTGTGATGGAGGAGACTTTACCCATGACAACCGCCTCGAAGAAGAAGCTCATCGAAGTCTCGATCCCTCTTGATGCCATTAATGAGGCGTCAGCGCGTGAGAAGTCGATTCGCCACGGACATCCATCGACACTCCACCTGTACTGGTCCCGTAAACCGTTGTCGACTTCCCGAGCCGTGCTCTTTGCTCAGCTTGTTGACGACCCATCGTCGCGTCCCGAGGAGTTTCCAACGACTGAAGATCAGGACCGGGAACGCGCCCGCCTGCACGACCTGATGAAGCGGATGGTCATCTGGGAAAACAGTAACGATCCCGTAATTCTCGCTGAGGCTCGCCGTGAGATCCTCAAGTCAACGGGCGAGACCGTACCGTCCGTCCTCGATCCCTTTACCGGAGGTGGGTCAATTCCGCTGGAAGCCCAACGTCTTGGCTTGCACGCCGAAGGCAGTGATCTCAACCCCCTCGCGGTCCTTATTTCCAAGGCATTGATAGAGCTCCCCCCCCCCCTCGCAGGTAATGCACCAGTATTCCCTGAGTCAAAACTTCAGGGTGCCAACTGGCCGAAGGCAAGCGGCCTAGCCGAAGACATCCGTCGCTATGGCCGGTGGATGCGCGATGAGGCATACCGTCGCATCGGTCATCTCTACCCTACGGTCACAGACTCCAGCGGAACTGAACGCACAGTTATCGCGTGGAAATGGGCGCGTACAGTTATCAACCCAAACCCTGCGAACCCCATCGAAGTTCCTCTGGTCAGCTCGTGGTGGCTGAGCAAGAAGAAAGGCAAAGAAGCCTGGGTTGAAGCACAGGTCGTTAACGGCCAGATCCAATACACCGTTCGCAACAACGCTGAAGGCCCCACAGGTGACGCAGAGGGCACAATCAATCGACGTGGAGCCGTCTCCATCGCCGATGGAACACCAATCCCTTTTACTTACATACGAAGTGAGGGAAAAGCTGGGCGTATGGGGGCTCACCTCATTGCGATCGTTGCTGAGGGAACTAGAGGCCGAGTGTACATTTCACCGAATAGTACTCATTTCAACACCGCAGAGATTCTCCGTCCAACAGAAATTCCAGATAGCTCGCTGGCAAGAAATCCGCGCGATTTTAAGACCCCCAACTACGGACTCACAACATTCGCTGATCTGTTCACTGATCGGCAGCTTGTTGCGTTGACAACGCTCAGTGATCTTGTGAGCGAAACCCGCGAGAAGATCTTCCATGATGCGCTAGCTGCGGGAATGTCCGCGGGTGAGCGTTTAGAGGACGGCGGTATCGGTGCTCACGCCTACGCCGACACCGTGGCCACTTACCTCGCCCTGGCGGTCAGTCGAACAACCGATTACTCATCTAACCTTTGTAGTTGGCACGCTGGCCGAGACACATTGAGAAATGTTTTTGGGCGACAGGCGATCCCTATGGTGTGGGACTTTGCCGAGACCAATCTCTTCTCCAGATCCTCTGGAAACTTCTACGGTCAGATCACATGGGTTGCAAAGGTCGTCGATAACCTCCCGGCCTCTCCTCGTGGCCTGGTCACCCAGGCGGATGCTGCAACCCGCGACTACAGCGACGTCGTTATCTCGACGGATCCGCCGTACTACGACAATATCGGATACTCGGATCTCTCCGACTTCTTCTACGTCTGGCTACGCCGCTCTTTGCGAAATATCCTGCCGTCAACGGTCTCAACAATGCTCACACCTAAGGCTGAAGAACTGGTGGCCAACCCTTATCGTCACGACGGGAAGGACGGTGCCGCCGAATTCTTCATCGACGGCTTTAACTCCGTGTTCGCCCGCATCCGCGGCCAGGCGAACCGGGAGATTCCGATGACGGTGTACTACGCATATAAGCAACAGGACACGCGAGACTCCGGTACAGCCTCAACGGGCTGGCATACCCTGCTTGATGGCCTCATCGCCGCGGGCTGGGAGGTTACCGCAACGTGGCCAATGCGTTCAGAATTGACAAACCGCATGCTTGCACGCGGAACAAACGCACTCGCCTCCTCAATCGTCCTAGCCTGCCGACCCAGAAGTCAGGACGCGCGCATCATCTCGAAGAGTCAGTTCGTCTCCCAACTCAAATCTGAACTGCCTGAAGCACTACGTACAATGCTTCAGGGCAATGTCCAGCCCGTCGACCTGGCTCAAGCAGCCATCGGTCCAGGAATCTCCGTGTTCTCACGATATTCACGGGTCCGT from Schaalia sp. ZJ405 includes the following:
- a CDS encoding DUF1156 domain-containing protein; the encoded protein is MTTASKKKLIEVSIPLDAINEASAREKSIRHGHPSTLHLYWSRKPLSTSRAVLFAQLVDDPSSRPEEFPTTEDQDRERARLHDLMKRMVIWENSNDPVILAEARREILKSTGETVPSVLDPFTGGGSIPLEAQRLGLHAEGSDLNPLAVLISKALIELPPPLAGNAPVFPESKLQGANWPKASGLAEDIRRYGRWMRDEAYRRIGHLYPTVTDSSGTERTVIAWKWARTVINPNPANPIEVPLVSSWWLSKKKGKEAWVEAQVVNGQIQYTVRNNAEGPTGDAEGTINRRGAVSIADGTPIPFTYIRSEGKAGRMGAHLIAIVAEGTRGRVYISPNSTHFNTAEILRPTEIPDSSLARNPRDFKTPNYGLTTFADLFTDRQLVALTTLSDLVSETREKIFHDALAAGMSAGERLEDGGIGAHAYADTVATYLALAVSRTTDYSSNLCSWHAGRDTLRNVFGRQAIPMVWDFAETNLFSRSSGNFYGQITWVAKVVDNLPASPRGLVTQADAATRDYSDVVISTDPPYYDNIGYSDLSDFFYVWLRRSLRNILPSTVSTMLTPKAEELVANPYRHDGKDGAAEFFIDGFNSVFARIRGQANREIPMTVYYAYKQQDTRDSGTASTGWHTLLDGLIAAGWEVTATWPMRSELTNRMLARGTNALASSIVLACRPRSQDARIISKSQFVSQLKSELPEALRTMLQGNVQPVDLAQAAIGPGISVFSRYSRVRDAAGNTMSVKDALMLINHTLDEVLGEQESDFDPETRFAIKWYRQNGWSSDNSGLADQLARSSDTSLGALERGGILEAAAGKTRLLSPTELNGMWQIERDEHVSIWEAVIRLAALLKHHGTETVAELLPRVRQRVSVDAVKELGFLLFHEAEKKGDGEDALLFNSLISSWGDLQRQSHSYSAEFPETQSSLEI
- a CDS encoding helicase-related protein, with the protein product MPKPLTQHPHLVLGARIQGILPNEIAEILAVNSLAEDVVEVTLKDSTGTPTTRIFNRDDIDNFSLAPPTIDHPEFDADADDFRLAAEALRIKYAALYDPMIAINSSHIDPLPHQIRAVYEELLPRVPLRFLLADDPGAGKTVMAGLYIKELILRGDCERVIIVAPGGLVEQWREELLEKFDLRFEVFGREMLSDSLDMNPFEQHPRLIIRMDQVARNFDLMELLGAVEWDVAVIDEAHRMTAHHSTLFSGIQETKRFTLGRLLSESARNFLLMTATPHSGKEEDFQVFMSLLDHDRFEGQYRELDHSRNTNGLIRRMVKEDLLTFEGKPLFPMRKAYTMHFTLSDNERDLYEQVTNYVRKEMGRADRISRNGDKKRGNTVGFALTVLQRRLASSPEAILRSLERRRDRLSRRLSEFHTIASDMVTLSGDPFSKPHRFSSGDEDEPGNWDHLFDLVDFDELTDEERSSHEERIEDVVDSATAAQTIPELQAEISILDDLIDNARRVRSSGEDTKWVQLREIFDQRILSQRDGEPRKIIVFTEHRDTLEYLREKISTWLGHPEAVLTIHGGTSRTERKAVREAFTHDPRTVVLLATDAAGEGLNLQRAHLMVNYDLPWNPNRIEQRFGRIHRIGQREVCHLWNLLADDTRESDVFGRLLTKIDTQEKAFRGKLFNVLGEQGAFRDHSLRDLLVEAIRFGDDPQVRDRLFEVIDSSVSEGLDELVSQRALHPELFSSLNLEQVRARMERARERRLQPGYIEAFFRQAFARLGGQIRSRESGRFELTRVPRRLIQAGFRLNRLSPIPERYERVTFVPHRVRVDGLPDASLIAPGHPLLSALIDVTIEDLGKTLRRGTVLVDRRPAPIDSPALLFALEQSIMTSQGLTASRHFDFAFLSHSGNISVSHVPPYLEFDRIDEDEAHLLPRVVDSEWLSKDHEKDLRGWAYSVGALPRKRELEETRSAELDRTKAEVRRRLEAEINFWSLESLRLTDAVHQGKVDPHEVKRANDRAKCLEKRLEHRMLQLDADRTLSILPAVIRGVALVIPASMLTNSANGSPNHSPLFGVSAEARRQVERRAVDAVLATERTLGRVPEEMPANNPGFDVRSVDSQGRVFFIEVKGRIEGAPTFTVTANEVLFAQTQGIRHRLALVEVSRSGSDSDRVHYVADAFARVDVSQSTRSFNELWDDYWNRGADPREHSSIQKMRDRFMREEMRRIDR